The genomic region ATTACGATCCGGGCGCTCACACTTACGTGGCTCGTGGTCACGTCGGTACTGTTCTTTCGCGGAGTCGAGCGCGTGTTCCCGTTTGTCTATGCCGGCGACCCGTACCCGTAGCGCCACCCGCGTGACAGTGCCTCTCACACGGCCCGAATCGCCAATTTATCGCCGAGTCAGTTCGGCTCAGCCGCACTCGGAGTATTCGCAAAGTACCACTGCATCTTGCCTGCCGGCCAGCGTGTCTTGCGACGGTCTTGCCGCTACCGGAAGAAGTTCCGCGTTCACTGCACCTTGCCCACCAATTCCCCTTGCTTCGTCGGACCGAATCCAACGTTGGTCTCAGAGTTCATCGTCACTTCGTCCCCCGCGAACGCCAGCTTCACCGTCACGATGAACGGCGTCTCGTAGAAGCACAGCTTCGCGGTGAAGGTCCCATCGTTCCAAGCGCCGGCGGCCGCCGCTGGCTGTGCCGGAAATCCGCCCCAGGCCACTTCGCCATCGTGCCAAGTGCCGCGACCGCAAGCAATGCGTTGCTCCACGCCGCCAACTCGGACCACGAGCGTATCTTGACCGTCCGTCGAACCTTGTTCCAACGAAATCGCTTCCACCTTGCGCTCATTCGCCGGGAACGCAAACGTCTTGCCCGCGACCTTTGCCGGCTCGCCCTGACTCTCCGGCAAACGCACCGTCAGCGAAGTCAGCCGGTCGCGGAGTTGTTGGGCGGACGGCTCGTCGGCCGCCAGGCTTGAAGCGTGCATTGAGGGCAGCAAATGGTCCCAAACCAGATTCAGTACTTCCTGCATGTTGCGCACGCCGCTCGTGATGGCGATCACCGCGTCTTGCTCCGGCAGCACAATGCAATATTGGCCAAACGCCCCGTCGCCGCGATATGCCCCGTGCCGGCAACGCCAGAATTGATAGCCGTAGCCCTGATCCCAGTCGCTATTGGGGCTGCTCCCGTTCGACGTCTGTCGCGCCGTGGCCGCGTCGACCCAGGCCTCGGGCACGAGTTGCCGATCGCCCCATTTCCCCTTGCGCAAATAAAGCTCGCCGAACTTCGCGATGTCTTCCGTCCGCACGCTCAGGCCATAACCGCCCGTCGCAACGCCCTGCGGGCTCAGCTCCCACGTTGGGTCTTCAATGCCCAGCGGCTCGAACAGTCGCGGCCGCAAGTAGTCAAGCACGGTTTGCCCGGTCGCTTGTTGCACAATCGCCGACTGCATGTACGTCGCCGAAGTGTTGTAAAGAAAATGCGTCCCCGGCTTGAACGGCACGGGATGCGCCAGAAAGGACTTCGTCCAAACTTCGTCACTTTTGCGCGGCGGTTCCGATTGTTGCCCTGTCGCCATGCGCAACAAATCGCTGACCCGCATCGCCTTCAAGTTATCGCTGGGCGAATCCGGAGCATCGTCTGGAAAGAACTTCAGCACGTCGTCATCGACGTTCAGCTTCCCCTCGGCGATCGCCATCCCAACGGCAGTGGAAGTAAAGCTCTTGCTCAACGAGTACAGCGAGTGACGCGCTTCCGCCCGATACGGAGTCCACCATCCTTCGGCGACCACATGTCCGTGCCGCACCAGCATGAAGCTGTTCATCGAATCGACCTTGTCGGCCGCTTCGATAAAAGACAGCACCGCCGACGACGAAACGCCCTGCGCCTCCGGATTGCTGCGAGGCAAGTCCGCGGCGTGGAGAATCGATCCGACCAAGGCGAACACAACTGCCAGACAGCAAGATTTCATGGGAGCGCCTGCGAATAAGTGGGCCGAGAAGGTTGGCGTCAGCTTAATCGATGCACCCGGCGTCTGCCAGCTTCCGTGCATTGATCGGATTCTGGCCCAGTAGTCGTTGACGTCCCCTTTCAATCTCCCAAAATGTTGGGACCAGAACCCGCACGTCCCGCGATCAAGTGGGCGATCCTCCGCGAAGCAATCATCGAGCGCCGCCCTATGCAAACGCGACAACTTGGCAATTCGGACTTGCAGATTACGCCCATGGGTTTCGGCGCCTGGGCGATCGGCGGCGGCGGCTGGGATTTCGCCTGGGGCGCCCAGGACGACGCCGACAGCGTCGCCACGATTCGTGAAGCGATCGATCTCGGCATCAATTGGATCGACACCGCC from Planctomycetia bacterium harbors:
- a CDS encoding serine hydrolase, which codes for MKSCCLAVVFALVGSILHAADLPRSNPEAQGVSSSAVLSFIEAADKVDSMNSFMLVRHGHVVAEGWWTPYRAEARHSLYSLSKSFTSTAVGMAIAEGKLNVDDDVLKFFPDDAPDSPSDNLKAMRVSDLLRMATGQQSEPPRKSDEVWTKSFLAHPVPFKPGTHFLYNTSATYMQSAIVQQATGQTVLDYLRPRLFEPLGIEDPTWELSPQGVATGGYGLSVRTEDIAKFGELYLRKGKWGDRQLVPEAWVDAATARQTSNGSSPNSDWDQGYGYQFWRCRHGAYRGDGAFGQYCIVLPEQDAVIAITSGVRNMQEVLNLVWDHLLPSMHASSLAADEPSAQQLRDRLTSLTVRLPESQGEPAKVAGKTFAFPANERKVEAISLEQGSTDGQDTLVVRVGGVEQRIACGRGTWHDGEVAWGGFPAQPAAAAGAWNDGTFTAKLCFYETPFIVTVKLAFAGDEVTMNSETNVGFGPTKQGELVGKVQ